From Bufo gargarizans isolate SCDJY-AF-19 chromosome 10, ASM1485885v1, whole genome shotgun sequence, the proteins below share one genomic window:
- the LOC122920774 gene encoding putative uncharacterized protein ENSP00000383309: protein MLFSACLRCFNPPIHIKAERLPERASRKAPPTEILQERASPERLLQRDSRKAPPPERLLQRASRKAPPQSVSYREPPGKSLPRASPTERLQERASPRASPTESLQERASQREPPGKRLLRASPTESLQERASPRVSPTESLQESVFPERLPQRDSRKVPPQSASQREPPGKSLPQSVSYRETPGKSLPPERLLQRASRKAPPQRVSYREPPGKRLPRASPTESLQERASPERLPQRASRKEPPPERLLQRASPERLLQRASRKEPPQSVSYREPPGKSLPRSSPTESLQERASPRVSPTESLQESASPERLLQRASRKEPPQSVSYREPPGKSLPRASPTESLQERASPDRLPQRASRKEPPPECLLQRASRKAPPQSVSYRKPPGKSLPRASPTERLQERASPRVSPTESLQESASPERLLQKASRKEPPQSVSYRETPGKSLPQSVSYREPPGKSLPRASPTESLQERASPERLLQRDSRKEPPPERLLQKASRKERLLQRDSRKKPSSRAPPLESLQENAPPPS, encoded by the coding sequence ATGCTGTTTTCTGCTTGCCTGCGCTGCTTCAATCCACCAATACATATAAAAGCTGAGCGCCTCCCAGAGAGAGCCTCCAGGAAAGCGCCTCCCACAGAGATCCTCCAGGAAAGAGCCTCCCCAGAGCGTCTCCTACAGAGAGACTCCAGGAAAGCGCCTCCCCCAGAGCGTCTCCTACAGAGAGCCTCCAGGAAAGCGCCTCCCCAGAGCGTCTCCTACAGAGAGCCTCCAGGAAAGAGCCTCCCCAGAGCGTCTCCTACAGAGAGACTCCAGGAAAGAGCCTCCCCCAGAGCGTCTCCTACAGAGAGCCTCCAGGAAAGAGCCTCCCAGAGAGAGCCTCCAGGAAAGCGCCTCCTCAGAGCGTCTCCCACAGAGAGCCTCCAGGAAAGAGCCTCCCCCAGAGTGTCTCCTACAGAGAGCCTCCAGGAAAGTGTCTTCCCAGAGCGCCTCCCACAGAGAGATTCCAGGAAAGTGCCTCCCCAGAGCGCCTCCCAGAGAGAGCCTCCAGGAAAGAGCCTCCCCCAGAGCGTCTCCTACAGAGAGACTCCAGGAAAAAGCCTTCCTCCAGAGCGTCTCCTACAGAGAGCCTCCAGGAAAGCGCCTCCCCAGAGAGTCTCCTACAGAGAGCCTCCAGGAAAGCGCCTCCCCAGAGCGTCTCCTACAGAGAGCCTCCAGGAAAGAGCCTCCCCAGAACGTCTCCCACAGAGAGCCTCCAGGAAAGAGCCTCCCCCAGAGCGTCTCCTACAGAGAGCCTCCCCAGAGCGTCTCCTACAGAGAGCCTCCAGGAAAGAGCCTCCCCAGAGCGTCTCCTACAGAGAGCCTCCAGGAAAGAGCCTCCCCAGATCATCTCCCACAGAGAGCCTCCAGGAAAGAGCCTCCCCCAGAGTGTCTCCTACAGAGAGCCTCCAGGAAAGCGCCTCCCCAGAGCGTCTCCTACAGAGAGCCTCCAGGAAAGAGCCTCCCCAGAGCGTCTCCTACAGAGAGCCTCCAGGAAAGAGCCTCCCCAGAGCGTCTCCTACAGAGAGCCTCCAGGAAAGAGCCTCCCCAGATCGTCTCCCACAGAGAGCCTCCAGGAAAGAGCCTCCCCCAGAGTGTCTCCTACAGAGAGCCTCCAGGAAAGCGCCTCCCCAGAGCGTCTCCTACAGAAAGCCTCCAGGAAAGAGCCTCCCCAGAGCGTCTCCTACAGAGAGACTCCAGGAAAGAGCCTCCCCCAGAGTGTCTCCTACAGAGAGCCTCCAGGAAAGCGCCTCCCCAGAGCGTCTCCTACAGAAAGCCTCCAGGAAAGAGCCTCCCCAGAGCGTCTCCTACAGAGAGACTCCAGGAAAGAGCCTCCCCCAGAGCGTCTCCTACAGAGAGCCTCCAGGAAAGAGCCTCCCCAGAGCGTCTCCTACAGAGAGCCTCCAGGAAAGAGCCTCCCCAGAGCGTCTCCTACAGAGAGACTCCAGGAAAGAGCCTCCCCCAGAGCGTCTCCTACAGAAAGCCTCCAGGAAAGAGCGTCTCCTACAGAGAGACTCCAGGAAAAAGCCTTCCTCCAGAGCACCTCCCTTAGAGAGTCTCCAggaaaacgccccccccccctcctag